Proteins co-encoded in one Burkholderia ambifaria AMMD genomic window:
- a CDS encoding ABC transporter permease, protein MTARDWRAGELTLLVLALVLAVAALTSVGFLADRLRQGLERDARQMLGADFVVRADHPVDPSFDREARALGLRTATTAIFPSMIASAAGGHASGAAPARLAAVKAVSPGYPLRGAVEIVPAGASAAHKATAIPAPGTVWADPALLDALHLKAGDTVRVGLRTFTVAASISRELDRGFSFVNFSPRLMMRADELAATGLTGYGSRVTYRLLIAGDTPAVARFEAYAHGRVDGGKLRGVGLESLQEGQPQVRQTLDRARHFLTLVALLTALLAAVAIAMAAQRYMRRHLDGCATMRCLGVSRRTLGALFALEFAGIGIVAGIAGAVLGYVGHWALLAALGGLIEVALPAPTLWPALVGVGAALVLLLGFALPPLAPLTRVPPVRVLRRDWGDASRIAWAAYAIGVVLFAGLLIVAAGNLKLGLIVAGGFAGALVGFSLIARLVLYAAARAVRNARVAAGIGWRYALASLHRRGTASALQITALALGLMCLLLIAITRNDLVAGWRQSTPPDAPNQFLIDIQPDQRDDVAAWLAAHGVRDAVPAPMVRGRLVAINGKPVNPDAYPSDEARRLVDREFNLSYTTELPSDNRIVAGHWFGHSARPEISIEDGLAKILNVKPGDTLRFDVTGLTVDAPVTSVRKLDWGSFRVNFFVLMPPPVLKDFPAVYLTSFHLPAEQAALLDPLIARYPNLTAIDVAPILAQLQRMMLQVVGAVQFLFGFTLAAGVLVLYTALAGSRDERVHEAALLRALGASRAQVNAVQRAEFIVVGALAGALASAGAIAVGWVLASRVFDFQLAVDPWLVPAGIAAGVACAGAAGWLSLHNVLRRPALQSLRDA, encoded by the coding sequence ATGACCGCACGCGACTGGCGCGCCGGCGAGCTGACGCTGCTGGTGCTCGCGCTGGTGCTTGCGGTCGCGGCGCTCACGAGCGTCGGGTTTCTCGCCGATCGGCTGCGCCAGGGGCTCGAGCGCGACGCGCGCCAGATGCTCGGCGCCGATTTCGTCGTGCGTGCCGACCATCCGGTCGATCCGTCGTTTGACCGCGAGGCGCGCGCACTCGGGCTGCGCACCGCGACGACCGCCATCTTCCCGAGCATGATCGCGTCGGCCGCCGGCGGTCACGCGAGCGGCGCGGCACCCGCGCGACTCGCGGCCGTGAAGGCCGTGTCGCCCGGCTATCCGCTGCGCGGCGCGGTCGAGATCGTGCCGGCCGGCGCGAGCGCCGCGCACAAGGCGACCGCGATTCCCGCGCCTGGCACCGTGTGGGCCGATCCCGCGCTGCTCGATGCGTTGCATCTGAAGGCGGGCGACACCGTGCGCGTCGGGCTGCGCACGTTCACGGTCGCCGCGTCGATTTCCCGCGAGCTCGATCGCGGTTTCTCGTTCGTCAATTTCTCGCCGCGGCTGATGATGCGCGCGGACGAACTCGCCGCGACCGGGCTCACGGGCTACGGCAGCCGCGTCACGTACCGGCTGCTGATTGCCGGCGACACGCCGGCCGTCGCGCGCTTCGAGGCCTACGCGCACGGGCGCGTCGACGGCGGCAAGCTGCGCGGCGTCGGCCTCGAATCGCTGCAGGAAGGTCAGCCGCAGGTGCGCCAGACGCTCGATCGCGCGCGCCATTTCCTGACGCTCGTCGCGCTGCTGACCGCGCTGCTCGCGGCGGTCGCGATCGCGATGGCCGCGCAGCGCTACATGCGGCGCCATCTGGACGGCTGCGCGACGATGCGTTGCCTCGGCGTGAGCCGCCGCACGCTCGGCGCGCTGTTCGCGCTCGAATTCGCCGGCATCGGCATCGTCGCGGGCATCGCGGGCGCGGTGCTCGGCTACGTCGGCCACTGGGCGCTGCTGGCCGCGCTCGGCGGCCTGATCGAGGTCGCGCTGCCGGCGCCGACCCTCTGGCCCGCGCTCGTCGGGGTGGGCGCCGCGCTCGTGCTGCTGCTCGGTTTCGCGCTGCCGCCGCTCGCGCCGCTCACGCGCGTGCCGCCGGTGCGCGTGCTGCGGCGGGATTGGGGCGACGCGTCGCGTATCGCGTGGGCCGCGTATGCGATCGGCGTCGTGCTGTTCGCAGGGCTGCTGATCGTCGCGGCGGGCAACCTGAAGCTCGGGCTGATCGTCGCGGGCGGGTTCGCCGGCGCGCTGGTCGGTTTCTCGCTGATCGCGCGGCTCGTGCTGTACGCGGCGGCGCGCGCGGTGCGCAATGCGCGCGTGGCTGCGGGCATCGGCTGGCGCTACGCGCTCGCGTCGCTGCACCGGCGCGGCACGGCGAGCGCGCTGCAGATCACCGCGCTCGCGCTCGGCCTGATGTGCCTGCTGCTGATCGCGATCACGCGCAACGACCTCGTCGCCGGCTGGCGGCAGTCGACGCCGCCCGATGCGCCGAACCAGTTCCTGATCGACATCCAGCCCGACCAGCGCGACGACGTCGCGGCGTGGCTCGCCGCGCACGGCGTGCGCGACGCGGTGCCCGCGCCGATGGTGCGCGGCCGGCTCGTCGCGATCAACGGCAAGCCGGTGAACCCGGACGCGTATCCGTCGGACGAAGCGCGCCGGCTCGTCGACCGCGAATTCAACCTGTCGTATACGACCGAGCTCCCGTCCGACAACCGGATCGTCGCGGGCCACTGGTTCGGTCACTCGGCGAGGCCCGAGATCTCGATCGAGGACGGGCTCGCGAAGATCCTGAACGTGAAACCGGGCGACACACTGCGCTTCGACGTGACGGGGCTGACGGTCGATGCGCCGGTCACCAGCGTGCGCAAGCTCGACTGGGGCTCGTTCCGCGTCAACTTCTTCGTGCTGATGCCGCCGCCCGTGCTGAAGGATTTCCCGGCCGTCTATCTGACGAGCTTCCACCTGCCGGCCGAGCAGGCGGCGCTGCTCGATCCGCTGATCGCGCGCTACCCGAACCTCACCGCGATCGACGTCGCGCCGATCCTCGCGCAGCTGCAGCGGATGATGCTGCAGGTGGTCGGCGCGGTGCAGTTCCTGTTCGGGTTCACGCTCGCGGCCGGCGTGCTCGTGCTGTACACGGCGCTCGCCGGCTCGCGCGACGAGCGTGTGCACGAGGCCGCGCTGCTGCGTGCGCTCGGCGCGTCGCGCGCGCAGGTCAACGCGGTGCAGCGCGCGGAATTCATCGTCGTCGGCGCGCTCGCCGGTGCGCTGGCGTCGGCGGGTGCGATCGCGGTCGGCTGGGTGCTCGCCTCGCGCGTGTTCGACTTCCAGCTCGCCGTCGATCCGTGGCTCGTGCCGGCCGGCATCGCGGCCGGCGTCGCGTGCGCCGGTGCGGCCGGCTGGCTGAGCCTGCATAATGTGTTGCGGCGCCCCGCGCTGCAGTCGCTGCGCGACGCCTGA
- a CDS encoding DUF4126 domain-containing protein, with the protein MIEAISLGAGLAWASGLRLYLTVLIAGALARVGWLHLPDTLAVLTSPWVIGAAAVLAVTEFLADKIPAFDSLWDAVHTFIRIPAGAVLAAGALGHADPTVLAVAGLAGGSLAGAAHVAKAGTRALINLSPEPISNWVASSTEDGLVFGGLALAFFVPLAFLVLLAAFIAASAWALPRLWRGVSGGFRGMANHMVTRLNSIGGKRD; encoded by the coding sequence ATGATCGAAGCCATTTCGCTCGGCGCGGGGCTCGCGTGGGCGAGCGGGCTGCGCCTTTACCTGACGGTACTGATCGCCGGCGCGCTCGCGCGGGTCGGCTGGCTTCATCTGCCCGATACGCTCGCGGTCCTCACGTCTCCGTGGGTCATCGGCGCCGCCGCCGTGCTCGCCGTCACCGAATTCCTCGCCGACAAGATCCCCGCGTTCGATTCCCTGTGGGACGCCGTGCACACGTTCATCCGCATTCCGGCCGGCGCGGTGCTGGCCGCCGGTGCGCTCGGCCATGCCGACCCGACCGTGCTCGCGGTCGCCGGCCTGGCCGGCGGTTCGCTCGCCGGCGCCGCGCACGTCGCGAAGGCCGGCACGCGCGCGCTGATCAATCTCTCTCCGGAACCGATCTCCAACTGGGTCGCGTCGTCCACCGAGGACGGGCTCGTGTTCGGCGGCCTCGCGCTCGCGTTCTTCGTTCCCCTCGCGTTCCTCGTGCTGCTCGCCGCGTTCATCGCGGCGTCGGCGTGGGCGCTGCCGCGTCTGTGGCGCGGCGTGTCCGGCGGGTTCCGCGGGATGGCGAACCACATGGTGACGCGGCTCAACTCGATCGGGGGCAAGCGCGATTGA
- the sugE gene encoding quaternary ammonium compound efflux SMR transporter SugE, which yields MAWVLLLIAGLLEVAWAAGMKSSEGFTKLWPSVFTIVTSLASFGLLAVAMRQLPLGTAYAVWTGIGAVGAFIFGIVMMGEALTVARVASASLIVLGLVGLKLSSSA from the coding sequence ATGGCGTGGGTATTGTTGTTGATCGCCGGTTTGCTGGAAGTGGCCTGGGCGGCCGGCATGAAATCGTCAGAGGGTTTCACGAAACTCTGGCCGTCGGTGTTTACGATCGTCACGTCGCTCGCCAGCTTCGGGCTGCTCGCGGTCGCGATGCGCCAGCTGCCGCTCGGCACCGCGTATGCGGTGTGGACGGGGATCGGCGCGGTCGGCGCGTTCATATTCGGGATTGTCATGATGGGCGAGGCGCTGACCGTCGCCCGCGTCGCGAGCGCGTCGCTGATCGTGCTCGGGCTGGTCGGCCTCAAACTGTCGTCGTCCGCCTGA
- a CDS encoding putative hemolysin: MSVRLVVMCTLALAASGAFAQPLPPGQQPSAPQAALANPASVNCVKLGGRHMIRNLPSGQVGMCVFKDGRVCDEWALYRDDRCVGGGAKRAAN; this comes from the coding sequence ATGTCCGTCCGTCTGGTCGTCATGTGTACGCTGGCGCTTGCCGCATCCGGCGCGTTCGCACAGCCGCTGCCGCCCGGGCAGCAGCCTTCGGCGCCGCAAGCGGCGCTTGCCAATCCCGCGTCGGTCAACTGCGTGAAGCTCGGCGGCCGCCACATGATCCGCAACCTGCCGAGCGGTCAGGTCGGGATGTGCGTGTTCAAGGATGGCCGCGTGTGCGACGAATGGGCGCTGTACCGCGACGACCGCTGCGTCGGCGGCGGCGCCAAGCGCGCGGCGAACTGA
- the kdpE gene encoding two-component system response regulator KdpE, with protein sequence MSEPSLTVVLIEDEKQIRRFVRAALEEEDIAVFEAETGKQGLIDAATRKPDLVIVDLGLPDTDGLDVIRELRGWSEVPVIVLSARTQEDEKVAALDAGADDYLTKPFGVSELRARIRAQLRRRNQGGANESPKVSFGGVSVDLAMRQVWRDGEIVHLTPLEYRLLATLVRHAGRVLTHRQLLRDVWGPSHVESHHYLRIYMAHLRQKLERDPAQPEHIVTETGVGYRLVGAT encoded by the coding sequence ATGAGTGAACCGAGCCTGACCGTCGTCCTGATCGAGGACGAAAAACAGATCCGCCGTTTCGTGCGCGCCGCGCTCGAAGAGGAGGACATCGCCGTGTTCGAGGCGGAGACGGGCAAGCAGGGGCTGATCGACGCGGCGACCCGCAAGCCCGATCTCGTGATCGTCGACCTCGGCCTGCCCGATACCGACGGCCTCGACGTGATCCGCGAGCTGCGCGGCTGGTCGGAAGTGCCGGTGATCGTGCTGTCCGCGCGCACGCAGGAAGACGAGAAGGTCGCCGCGCTCGACGCGGGCGCCGACGACTACCTGACCAAGCCGTTCGGCGTGTCCGAACTGCGCGCGCGGATCCGCGCGCAACTGCGCCGGCGCAACCAGGGCGGCGCGAACGAATCGCCGAAGGTCAGCTTCGGCGGCGTGAGCGTCGATCTCGCGATGCGCCAGGTGTGGCGCGACGGCGAGATCGTGCATCTGACGCCGCTCGAGTACCGGCTGCTCGCGACGCTCGTGCGGCACGCGGGACGCGTGCTCACGCATCGCCAGCTGCTGCGCGACGTGTGGGGCCCGTCGCATGTCGAGAGCCACCACTATCTGCGCATCTACATGGCGCATCTGCGCCAGAAACTCGAGCGCGATCCCGCGCAGCCCGAGCACATCGTCACCGAGACGGGTGTCGGCTACCGGCTCGTCGGCGCTACATGA
- a CDS encoding DUF4118 domain-containing protein — translation MNRPDPDQLLDKLQRDEEKQRRGQLKIFFGASAGVGKTYAMLQAARQRLQDGVDVVVGIVETHGRGETAALLDGLDVLPLARIEYRGRTLAEFDLDGALARAPQLILVDELAHSNVQGARHLKRWQDVYELLDAGIDVYTTVNVQHLESLNDVVGAITGIRVWETVPDRVFDAADEVTLVDLPAEELLERMRDGKVYLAQQAERAVRNFFRKGNLIALRELALRRTADRVDAQMREYRADRSIQRIWQARERLLVCVGPGPEAPTLVRAAARLAASVRADWIAVYVETPRLQRLPDARRQRTLDALKLAAELGAETATLAGDDAVAALIGYAKVRNVSKIVAGGSSKVGLARRFARPFGEKLAERAGDVDLMLIRASASDEVRAVPLDAGARDWRDAFAHLGTRRSPLQHYLYAAAICAAITGVASVVSARLDLTNLVMLYLLGVVFSAVRLGRGPGVLQSFLSVAAFDFFFVPPRMSFSVSDTQYLLTFFGMLLTSLVISHLTSTLTRQASIAQRRERRTGAIYAMARELGAALTTEQIVEIGSRHVGEVFRARVAFLLPDSADQVRQKIEEPDAVVTLTGADLDCDVGQWVYDQQKPAGRGTDTLPATTALYLPLKAPMRTRGVLAVASRDPRELEVPEQLRMLDAFAAQIALALERVHYVEIARDALVNMESERLRNSLLSAISHDLRTPLTTIVGFSSMLANARAAAPHTPAAERSAQREGELVDAIHDEALRMMGIVTNLLDMARLQAGSVQLKREWSLLEETVGAALAACKRVLAQHPARVSLPADLPLLQMDAVLMERLFTNLFENAAKYTPADTPIDIGAERVTDDGHPFVRVHVDDHGPGLPSGMETRIFDKFTRGEKESATPGIGLGLAICRAIVEAHGGRIGALNRTGPDGRVTGARFWFTLPVDTPPAVPAVPDDDLDVPGASSPSEPLPDHE, via the coding sequence ATGAACCGCCCCGATCCCGACCAACTCCTCGACAAGCTGCAGCGCGACGAAGAAAAGCAGCGGCGCGGCCAGCTGAAGATCTTCTTCGGCGCGTCCGCGGGCGTCGGCAAGACCTACGCGATGCTGCAGGCCGCGCGCCAGCGGCTGCAGGACGGCGTCGACGTCGTGGTCGGCATCGTCGAGACCCACGGCCGCGGCGAAACCGCCGCGCTGCTCGACGGCCTCGACGTGCTGCCGCTCGCGCGCATCGAGTATCGCGGCCGCACGCTCGCCGAATTCGATCTCGACGGCGCGCTCGCGCGCGCCCCGCAACTGATCCTCGTCGACGAGCTCGCGCATTCGAACGTGCAGGGCGCGCGTCACCTGAAGCGCTGGCAGGACGTCTACGAACTGCTCGATGCGGGCATCGACGTGTACACCACCGTCAACGTCCAGCACCTCGAAAGCCTGAACGACGTGGTCGGCGCGATCACCGGCATTCGCGTGTGGGAGACCGTGCCCGACCGCGTGTTCGACGCGGCCGACGAGGTCACGCTGGTCGACCTGCCGGCCGAGGAGCTGCTCGAGCGGATGCGCGACGGCAAGGTGTATCTCGCGCAGCAGGCCGAGCGCGCGGTGCGCAACTTCTTCCGCAAAGGCAACCTGATCGCGCTGCGCGAACTGGCACTGCGGCGCACGGCCGACCGCGTCGACGCGCAGATGCGCGAGTACCGCGCCGACCGTTCGATCCAGCGCATCTGGCAGGCGCGCGAGCGGTTGCTCGTGTGCGTCGGGCCCGGCCCCGAGGCGCCCACGCTGGTGCGCGCGGCCGCGCGGCTCGCGGCGAGCGTGAGGGCCGACTGGATCGCCGTGTACGTCGAGACGCCGCGGCTGCAGCGGCTGCCGGACGCGCGGCGGCAGCGCACGCTCGATGCGCTGAAGCTCGCGGCCGAGCTCGGCGCGGAGACGGCCACGCTCGCCGGCGACGACGCGGTTGCCGCGCTGATCGGCTATGCGAAGGTGCGCAACGTGTCGAAGATCGTCGCGGGCGGCTCGTCGAAGGTCGGGCTCGCGCGCCGCTTCGCGCGGCCGTTCGGCGAAAAGCTCGCCGAACGCGCGGGCGACGTCGACCTGATGCTGATCCGTGCGTCGGCGAGCGACGAAGTGCGCGCGGTGCCGCTCGACGCGGGCGCACGCGACTGGCGCGATGCGTTTGCGCACCTCGGCACGCGGCGTTCGCCGCTGCAACACTATCTGTACGCCGCCGCGATCTGCGCGGCGATCACCGGTGTCGCGAGCGTCGTGTCCGCGCGGCTCGACCTGACGAACCTCGTGATGCTGTACCTGCTCGGCGTCGTGTTCTCGGCCGTGCGGCTCGGGCGCGGCCCGGGCGTGCTGCAGTCGTTCCTGTCGGTCGCGGCGTTCGACTTCTTCTTCGTGCCGCCGCGCATGTCGTTCTCGGTCAGCGACACGCAATACCTGCTGACCTTCTTCGGGATGCTGCTCACGTCGCTCGTGATCAGCCACCTGACGTCGACGCTGACGCGGCAGGCGAGCATCGCGCAGCGCCGCGAGCGCCGGACCGGCGCGATCTACGCGATGGCGCGCGAACTCGGCGCGGCGCTGACGACCGAGCAGATCGTCGAGATCGGCAGCCGCCACGTGGGCGAGGTGTTCCGCGCGCGTGTCGCGTTCCTGCTGCCCGACAGCGCGGACCAGGTGCGGCAGAAGATCGAGGAACCCGACGCGGTCGTCACGCTGACGGGCGCGGATCTCGACTGCGACGTCGGCCAGTGGGTGTACGACCAGCAGAAGCCGGCCGGGCGCGGCACCGACACGCTGCCCGCGACCACCGCGCTGTATCTGCCGCTGAAGGCGCCGATGCGCACGCGCGGCGTGCTCGCGGTGGCGTCGCGCGATCCGCGCGAGCTCGAGGTGCCCGAGCAGCTGCGCATGCTCGATGCGTTCGCCGCGCAGATCGCGCTTGCGCTCGAACGCGTGCACTACGTCGAGATCGCGCGCGATGCGCTCGTCAACATGGAGTCCGAGCGGCTGCGCAACTCGCTGCTGTCGGCGATCTCGCACGACCTGCGCACGCCGCTCACGACGATCGTCGGCTTTTCGTCGATGCTCGCGAACGCGCGCGCGGCCGCGCCGCACACGCCGGCGGCCGAACGCTCCGCGCAGCGCGAAGGCGAACTCGTCGACGCGATCCACGACGAGGCGCTGCGGATGATGGGCATCGTCACGAACCTGCTCGACATGGCGCGGCTGCAGGCCGGCAGCGTGCAGCTCAAGCGCGAGTGGTCGCTGCTCGAGGAAACCGTCGGCGCCGCGCTCGCCGCGTGCAAGCGCGTGCTCGCGCAGCATCCCGCGCGCGTGTCGCTGCCGGCCGACCTGCCGCTGCTGCAGATGGACGCCGTGCTGATGGAGCGGCTGTTCACCAACCTGTTCGAGAACGCGGCGAAGTACACGCCGGCCGACACGCCGATCGACATCGGCGCGGAGCGCGTGACCGACGACGGCCACCCGTTCGTGCGCGTGCACGTCGACGATCACGGCCCGGGCTTGCCGAGCGGGATGGAAACGCGCATCTTCGACAAGTTCACGCGCGGCGAGAAGGAATCGGCGACGCCGGGCATCGGGCTCGGCCTCGCGATCTGCCGCGCGATCGTCGAGGCGCACGGCGGTAGAATCGGCGCGCTCAACCGGACCGGGCCGGACGGCCGCGTGACGGGCGCGCGCTTCTGGTTCACGCTGCCGGTCGACACGCCGCCGGCCGTGCCTGCCGTACCCGACGACGACCTCGACGTGCCCGGCGCATCGTCACCCTCCGAGCCCTTGCCAGACCATGAGTGA
- the kdpC gene encoding potassium-transporting ATPase subunit KdpC, with translation MKTLIRPLVVIFVVLTAVTGLAYPAVMTVFGQAVFPSQANGSLIEKDGRAVGSALIGQPFDAPKYFWGRLSATSPMPYNASGSGGSNLGPLNPSLAEQVKARIAALRDAGTDMSTPVPVDLVTASASGLDPEITPAAAAYQVERVAKARNLSADAVAQLVAANTAGRQFGVLGEPRVNVLKLNLALDAAQAAH, from the coding sequence ATGAAAACGTTGATTCGCCCGCTCGTCGTGATCTTTGTCGTACTGACCGCCGTGACGGGGCTCGCTTACCCGGCCGTGATGACCGTGTTCGGCCAGGCCGTGTTCCCGTCGCAGGCGAACGGCAGCCTGATCGAGAAGGACGGCCGTGCGGTCGGCTCCGCGCTGATCGGCCAGCCGTTCGATGCGCCGAAATACTTCTGGGGCCGGCTGTCGGCCACGTCGCCGATGCCGTACAACGCGAGCGGCTCCGGCGGCTCGAACCTCGGCCCGCTGAATCCGTCGCTCGCCGAGCAGGTGAAGGCGCGCATCGCCGCGCTGCGCGACGCGGGGACCGATATGTCGACGCCCGTGCCGGTCGACCTCGTGACGGCGTCGGCGAGCGGCCTCGATCCGGAGATCACGCCGGCCGCCGCCGCGTACCAGGTCGAGCGCGTCGCGAAGGCGCGCAACCTGAGCGCCGACGCGGTCGCGCAGCTCGTCGCCGCGAACACGGCGGGCCGCCAGTTCGGCGTGCTCGGCGAGCCGCGCGTGAACGTGCTGAAGCTGAACCTCGCGCTCGACGCAGCGCAGGCCGCGCACTGA
- the kdpB gene encoding potassium-transporting ATPase subunit KdpB, whose protein sequence is MTQHSATRSMFDPALLRPAIVDSFKKLTPRTQFRNPVMFCVYVGSILTTILWIAALAGQAEAPAGFILAIALWLWFTVLFANFAEALAEGRSKAQAASLRSAKKDVLAKKLNEPHPKSPIRITTASDLRRGDVVLVEAGDVIPADGEVIDGVASVDESAITGESAPVIRESGGDFSSVTGGTRVLSDWIVVTVTANPGEAFLDRMIAMVEGAKRKKTPNEVALTILLVALTIVMLLATATLLPFSMFSVEAMKAGHVVTITALVALLVCLIPTTIGGLLSAIGVAGMSRMMQANVIATSGRAVEAAGDVDVLLLDKTGTITLGNRQASMFVPAPGVTEEALADAAQLSSLADETPEGRSIVVLAKERFNIRQRDMAQLHATFLGFSAQTRMSGVDLFPEGTPAGTPGREIRKGAADAIRRYVETHGGRFPEEVRRAVDDVARRGSTPLVVADLHDGVARVLGVIELKDIVKGGIKERFAELRKMGIKTVMVTGDNRLTAAAIAAEAGVDDFLAEATPETKLATIREHQTAGRLVAMTGDGTNDAPALAQADVAVAMNTGTQAAKEAGNMVDLDSNPTKLIEIVEIGKQMLMTRGSLTTFSIANDIAKYFAIIPAAFVTTYPQLRVLDIMHLSSPASAILSAVIFNALIIVALIPLALKGVPYRPLGAASLLRRNLLVYGLGGLLLPFPFIKLIDMTLAALGWA, encoded by the coding sequence ATGACTCAACATTCCGCAACACGGTCCATGTTCGATCCGGCGCTGCTGCGTCCGGCGATCGTGGACTCGTTCAAGAAACTCACGCCGCGCACGCAGTTCCGCAATCCGGTGATGTTCTGCGTGTACGTCGGCAGCATCCTGACCACGATCCTGTGGATCGCGGCGCTCGCCGGCCAGGCCGAGGCGCCGGCCGGCTTCATCCTCGCGATCGCGCTGTGGCTGTGGTTCACCGTGCTGTTCGCGAACTTCGCCGAAGCGCTCGCCGAAGGGCGGTCGAAGGCGCAGGCCGCATCGCTGCGCAGCGCGAAGAAGGATGTGCTGGCGAAGAAGCTGAACGAGCCGCATCCGAAGTCGCCGATCCGCATCACGACCGCGTCCGACCTGCGCCGCGGCGACGTCGTGCTGGTCGAGGCCGGCGACGTGATCCCGGCCGACGGCGAGGTGATCGACGGCGTCGCCTCCGTCGACGAATCGGCGATCACCGGCGAATCCGCACCGGTGATCCGCGAGTCGGGCGGCGACTTCTCGTCGGTGACGGGCGGCACGCGCGTGCTGTCCGACTGGATCGTCGTGACGGTCACCGCGAACCCCGGCGAGGCGTTCCTCGACCGGATGATCGCGATGGTCGAAGGCGCGAAGCGCAAGAAGACGCCGAACGAGGTCGCGCTGACGATCCTGCTCGTCGCGCTGACGATCGTGATGCTGCTCGCGACCGCGACGCTGCTGCCGTTCTCGATGTTCTCGGTCGAAGCGATGAAGGCCGGTCACGTGGTGACGATCACCGCGCTCGTCGCGCTGCTGGTGTGCCTGATCCCGACGACGATCGGCGGCCTGCTGTCCGCGATCGGCGTGGCGGGGATGAGCCGGATGATGCAGGCGAACGTGATCGCGACGTCGGGCCGCGCGGTGGAAGCGGCCGGCGACGTCGACGTGCTGCTGCTCGACAAGACCGGCACGATCACGCTGGGCAATCGCCAGGCGTCGATGTTCGTGCCCGCGCCGGGCGTCACCGAGGAAGCGCTGGCCGACGCCGCGCAGCTGTCGTCGCTCGCCGACGAAACGCCGGAAGGGCGCAGCATCGTCGTGCTGGCCAAGGAGCGCTTCAACATCCGCCAGCGCGACATGGCGCAACTGCACGCGACGTTCCTCGGCTTTTCCGCGCAGACGCGCATGAGCGGCGTCGATCTGTTCCCCGAGGGGACGCCCGCCGGCACGCCCGGCCGCGAGATCCGCAAGGGCGCGGCCGACGCGATTCGCCGCTACGTCGAGACGCACGGCGGCCGCTTCCCGGAAGAAGTGCGCCGCGCGGTCGACGACGTCGCGCGCCGCGGCAGCACGCCGCTCGTCGTGGCCGACCTGCATGACGGCGTGGCGCGCGTGCTCGGCGTGATCGAGCTGAAGGACATCGTGAAGGGCGGCATCAAGGAGCGCTTCGCGGAACTGCGCAAGATGGGCATCAAGACCGTGATGGTGACGGGCGACAACCGGTTGACGGCCGCGGCGATCGCGGCGGAGGCGGGCGTCGACGATTTCCTCGCGGAAGCGACGCCGGAAACCAAGCTCGCGACGATCCGCGAGCACCAGACGGCCGGCCGGCTCGTCGCGATGACGGGCGACGGCACCAACGACGCGCCGGCGCTCGCGCAGGCCGACGTGGCCGTGGCGATGAACACCGGCACGCAGGCGGCGAAGGAAGCCGGCAACATGGTCGACCTCGATTCGAACCCGACGAAGTTGATCGAGATCGTCGAGATCGGCAAGCAGATGCTGATGACGCGCGGCTCGCTGACCACGTTCTCGATCGCGAACGACATCGCGAAGTACTTCGCGATCATCCCGGCCGCGTTCGTGACGACGTACCCGCAGCTGCGCGTGCTCGACATCATGCACCTGAGCTCGCCGGCATCCGCGATCCTGTCGGCGGTGATCTTCAACGCGCTGATCATCGTCGCGCTGATCCCGCTCGCGCTGAAGGGCGTCCCTTACCGGCCGCTCGGCGCCGCGTCGCTGCTGCGCCGCAACCTGCTGGTGTACGGCCTCGGCGGCCTGCTGCTGCCGTTCCCGTTCATCAAGCTGATCGACATGACGCTCGCCGCGCTCGGCTGGGCCTGA